The Theobroma cacao cultivar B97-61/B2 chromosome 1, Criollo_cocoa_genome_V2, whole genome shotgun sequence genome contains the following window.
AGATAATGTTTTGAACAGGTCGCAGGGGACTAGATTGCGATTGaatttccttcctttttcctAATCTTTTTGATGTATACTATAAGACCCTATAATGTAACAATTACCTTAGAACAGACAGATGGAAAACTATAAACAAGATCACAGAATGAAGATGTTCACATAGTTGAGTTGCactgaaaaacaaaaaaggtaaTTAAAAACCCTGTTCTCAAGACGAGTCATAGCCTCAAGTAAAGATAATACATAATAAATTTCAGAGATTGATATACTGTACCATGTTTATAAAGCTAAAAGTACTAACTACCAAACTAAGCAAATGAAGTTAAAGAAGCTCGAAGGAGAAAGCAAAGGGTGCGGGAAAGAAATTTCTTTAGGTTGCTTCCAAATATTTATCcattaaactagaaaaataaaaccctGGCAGAAGCAACAAACTAGCGCAAGCTAAGTCCTCTTAGTATCCAATGAGGTTATCTTTGATAGTTTTTTAAGAGTACAAATATTTTGGTTGGGCTTCCACTCATTATCTTTGTGAACAATACTTACCAATAAACCGATCTCCTCAATTTTATCAATGGGACTcgattattaattttagattcTACTATATATGATCAGTATTGATTGGTTTATTGGAAAGTAATgataaaaaaagtaataatgGATGGAAGTAGAACCCTAAATGCCAAAATGTTTCCATGCGTGTCTAACATAAAGCATCCTAATTAAGCAGCAATACTGAATCATTCTGGCAGGAATTTGACAATTCTAATACAGGGAGTCCATAGTGCTTCATGCAATATGTTGCTATTATAAATGTTTCTGGAATGATAACAAAGATGCCAAATTTAATATGAATGAGGGGACAAAATAATGACATAAAAGGGGAAGAAATCACACCAGAATACGCCGACTACATAGTCTGAAAATCTTGCAATGCCTGAGCTTCTCAAAAGTGTTTTCACCTCCAGACATACAGAAAATTTTTCTCTTCAGCTAAAAGTATCATAGAAAAGGGAGTCACAAGCAACAGAAGATACATCAACTAAATCCACATAATCTATTTCCCCAGATAGGTCTAAGGATACAATATTTGGACATGAGATTTCAAGCCTTTGACGCTCATACCAAATTTTAACCGCCAAACTCTTACTACTAGGATTCCTAAAAGCCTGTCTGCTAAGACCGTGACAATCTAGCAAAGACAATTCTTCAAGCACAGAGCACCCAGATAAGATTCGATCCATTATGTTGTCATCCTGAAGAACCTGGTCTAGCAACAACTTTTTAAGTGACCTGAGTTGAATCTGCGCTCTGGAATTGATCTCACAAGCAGTTAATTTCAGTTCCCTTAAACATTCACCTCTTGAGTAAACATCCTTAGGTAATCTGTAACTAGCATTAGGCTCAGCGGGACCATATCCAACAAAGTCAAGATGAAGAACTTTGACATTTTTCCTCATTGCAGAAAGAACCAAAGTAGTTACTGCACCTGCCATCCTCTTTTCCTTAACAACAAACTCTTGATGATCAGGATTGGAACATGTACCCTCATCCATTGTATGACAAAAGCTAAGCTCCAGATTGAGATGGAACTTATCGATAGTGTTACTCTGATGAAGAAGCAACAGATTATAGACAAAATCCAAGAAATTCTCATTGTATTCAGGGCCATCGTcatatgcttaagtttcaCAGTTATGGTATGAACAAAAATTGAATGAAAGGATAGGGAGAAAAGCCCAAAAGAGCGATAAGAGCTGTTCTCACGACATGTTTTGCtggaggaaaagaaaggatatgaagaagaagagacTCGGGCAGACTACTAATGCGGTCAATATCATCCGTTCCATCCATAACAACCTAATTGCAGAAAACCAAAAGGAACCAACAAAACAACTCAAAACAGGAAAAATGAATTGCAGAAGAGAAGATTAAGTTCAACCCAGATTACCTTTACAGGAACAAGAAAATGAGGCAGCACCGGCATGAAAGAAGAGATTTGAGAATGAAACCTATGTTGGAACTTCACTGGCCTGCTTAACTCTGGATTTTATGTTCTGTATTTAtaccaaaaactaaaaagacgCTTTACcctttattaaaaaatcaaacaaaaaccATCTCctgtttaaaaacaaaaataaaagaaaaagacccATTTCCATATTCCCGCCATCCTGCTTTGCCTTCCCGCCAACCGCATAAGTCTACCTTGATTCGACTTTGACTATTGACATGAGCTTTCGAATCGTTTTTTCTAGAAAAATCTACCGTGACTAAGCTTCTGAAAAAGTATTTATGACCTCCCGGTATCTCTTAAGTGCACATTTGAAACCAACACTGAAAAAGACGGAGGAAACAGCAAGAGAAGAAACATCCACTAAGTCTATTAACCCAGGTAGGCGCAATGATACAAGATCTGGAGTCTGGACATGAAATCTGTACCCTCTCATACTGGTTGCTCCAGTATGATCAAGTATCAAACTCTTAATACTGGGATTCCTAAAACCGAATCTGTGTAGACCATAACAGCCTCAGCCCATCAAAGATAATTATTCAAGCACAGACCGCCCACGTAAGATTTGGTTCATCATCTCACCtttcaaacaatttctttCAGAAGCAACCGTTTCAGGCAATTTAATTGGATCTGAATCCGTGAAGTAATTTTAATATGgcatcttttatttttaattaattaattcgtCTGAATTCTCCAAACCAGTTCTTGGTCCAAATCACAATGGcgtatttttttgtttcagcATAGCATCACAAGTCATCCTTTCATTGAGTTTAATGAACTTTTTGAGTTTggtcttttcattttttttaaattttaattaaattttttgtctgcagtaaatcaaatttttctttttccagaTAATGGACAACACGCTATTCAGTATGCCTTGGCTGTTCTATATTGATCTAATTGTGATGTCTCAAAGTTTAAAAGCAAAGACTCATATGCAACCTTCTGCTACAactttatttcatttattcaGCAAATACTTTAACAAGGTTGTGTACTTCGGGGCAATGCATGTATGTTTATCCAATtgtattaattcatttatgaTAGGTTAACCAATTGCAGTTACAAAAGGAGGAATTTATGGCAATCAATCAAAACACCACatactataaaaaaaaattaaaaatgaaacaaaacaatattattccatttgaatgaatgaatataattaatatatttattttttataattagagagaaaaaaagattcgaatattttttttaaaaaagaaaattatatacCAATTAATGAATCAAATGCTTGAATACGTATATAATAGATACATGATTGGTTACAATCAGTCAAAAAGTTCTGCTCAAGAATAGAAATAGCCTCCACTAGTTTCTACATCCCTTCATCCATCTTCTCCATGCAGCCAAAGTGAAAGAGTTTGCAGGGCAAGATGTTTATATAAACACGTGGCTTATCAAGATTCAAGGGGCCCCTCCTCCAGGCTTCTGCAACCACTTCCAAACTGTCAGCGACCCATTTCCATCCCCTGTgaagaaaaggggaaaaggCCCTCTTTGAATCACTCTAACTTCATGTTTTGAATATAACCTGCCTCTCTCAGTGAACCTAGGACACAAacaagataaattttcattaatcaGTATCCAAGAGGAACTTGTGGAGATAACAAAGCTTTTAACCAACATAACAGAAACATGGAGAATTATACTCACGATGGCAAGTCATACAGGCGAACAGTGTTGTCATTGCAGGAGCAGAACAAAACTGGTTTAGTTTCTGCATCATTCATGCCACAAAGGGCTAGCACGCCCTGCATGCAAAAACAGCTCATATTAGCTCATGCTCAATGACAAATCCATTATCACCATTACTGCAAACATATGTTTAACCTTAGATTAAACAAACATAACAGAGAAATGCATGCCATGCATTTATGGAGACTATAAACtgaattgattaatgaaaGCAACATAAAATTCAAGCATTTTTCCCTATCATTTACTAGCAGTAAACCAGAAGCACTTCTTTAAATATCATAATAGGATAAAAATATGGCCAACCAATGGGACACCTCCATCTTGCAAAATTATGGTGCTATCATAACCATTCAACATTTTGAAATCAATGAGGAACACTATCTATATTACTAATTTTTGGCTTCTTGTTGCTGTTTGTATTTCATTCCATATGCTTTTCTTAGTTCTGGTGGGCAAACTAGAGTCATCTCCGCAGCAGATTGCTCCTCTCAGCCTCATGGGTCACGACCCACCTCAGAAGTTCAGAGCTTCAGACAAAATGCTAATCCTAACAATACAGAACTCATTATTTTAACCAAGCTACGCCTACACAATGACAATACATGTACCCCCACCCCACCTCTTCTCTCTTTCcaagagaaaaatataagtTCATATTATTTGCCTGCTAATATGGAAGGCTTTCCCATAACTTGGGAAATTcagtttataattaatgtgcCTCAAAGGTTCCTTGACTCTCCTAGCAGTTTATCAATTGTACAGCACTCTGAATATAACAACATTCAATCACCCAGATGAGAAGTGATTGTTTTCCTTGTTCCTAGTTCCTCAAGAACACGGTGACTGTCAAGACACATTTAATGTGATGCTCTTCATCCATTACTAACCATGATTGTAAATACAGATATAAGAGTCAAGTAATAAACACACTGATAATGGTtgtaaataaacaaataaaagtcAAGTATTAAACACAATTAGATTATATATCTAAATACATGAAGGACGTGTGACAAAAAAACATACATTTTCTTCCTTATGAGTATAGATCACTTCCCAATTTTCTCCTTCTGTAGCAAACCAAACCTTTATAGTGCAGTCCAGTGAACATGAGAACAAACACCCATTACAGTAAAGAAGAGACATCACAGCATCCTCATGTCCATTCAATGTCTTAATGCACTGTAATGTGTCCATGTCCCAGACCTggtcaagagaaaaaaatagtacATAATAAAACAGCAATagcaaaataatttaaatattgcTTAAATAGCATAAGCCGATGGAGCTGTGCGGTAAGTCACTTAGTTCTAAAAGGATGATAATTTGTTTACTGTCAAAAGGActtaaaaattgatttcaatttACAAACATACATATAGAAAGCACCAGGTTTCAGCAAATCAGCTCACCCTTATAGTGTGATCCACAGAACCAGAATATAACTTTTTTTCTCCAACAGTTAAACATAATACAGCATCGGAATGGGCCTCCATGGATGCAACCAGTTGAAAAGGACTGGCCTCAGAACTGCCTTTCCATGCAAAAATAACACCATTCTGCAACCACCCAAACGAATAATTGAGTAACTCATCTTTAACCAAAGAAATTCAAGATCTAAGACAGTGAAAAAGAATGATCAAAAAATATGGATCGGAATCAGGCCATCACCTGTGCCCCAGCAAAAAGCATGTTATTAGCAACAACCATAGAATATACTTGTCCAACAGGCCCTTTTAGACTCAATTCATCCACTGTTTGAATATTCCATAACTACAAGATCATCAAGATGCCTCTAATTAGTCTAACCTGTCACAAACTAAACTGTACATGAAAAGGATTATAGATAGATCAAACCAAAGATAATTATCATCTATTAGCTAACCTTAATAACACCTTTCATACCAATGAACACCCATGGGCCCTCAGTAATCATAGAACCAACTTCATCACCAAGATTACTCAAACGAACACATTTTCCAGAGTGGCAGTTCCATGTCCGTACAGTTCCATCACTACTGCCAGAATAGAGCTTCTCAGACTCTAGAGGAAGAGCAATTCCATGAACAGCCTATAATATAGAAAAACATGATATATtagataaaatcataaattttttctttgttctgtATATACTCCAAATTACGGACAATAACCACCTTCTTGTGGCCCTCCAGCTTTGCCAACATCGTGAATCCATCTCCACAGTACCATGAATGCAAATACCAGCATTTATCGCCTCTGGCACAGTAGCCTGACATCCAGTACTTGCAAAGCTTATTTTCTTGCTCTCGGGCCTTTATAGTCGAAACATATGAATTCTTAGGATGATGACCGGAGCTCTTTGCTAATAGATCTTCTGATATAGAATGGTATGGCTTGGCATTTCTACGGTAATCATTGATGTTTGCTGCTTCTCCTTGAGGTCGAACAGAAAGTCTTTCTACACTGTCATGATCATATCTTCTTGCTGCTCGTCTAATTCCCATGCTATAGACAAAAGATGTATACAAATCAATTACAGTTTCTTCTGAAGATGATTAAAACACCAATTCGATTCCTTCGAATTATATCCAAACTTTGAACAGATTTCAAATCAGGTAAAATCCACAAGCTTTGGCAAGGTCAATCTTGCGAGGAAGATccaaaaaatatcaaatcaactCCTTTGAAGAAGGTCCAAACTAGAAAGAATGAATCACAAACAGTCCGCAGTCTCCTGTGCATTTCATTCAATCTGTTGCAGGACAAAATAAGTATCTCCAATACAGACAACACATGCCCACAGACCAAAGCCTCGAATTCCACCAAAATCCAATTGCTCAGCAAGCCGTAGATAACCCTAATTAAATCCTAAACGAACACTAAACTCTGGGAATCTATAATTGCACATAATCAAAAAGTAGTAAGTCCAAAATTACAGACAGCTggatattttttgaaatcgACCAGGAGCCAACCAAAAATAGCAGCCGAtcttcaaaatcaagaaacaaaaacctaGAATTTTATTCTTCCAGCATATTCTTTTTTGCGTTctcaccaaaaaaaataataaacccTAAGGCCTAAACATGTTTTTCCAAGGTATATCCAAACTAGAATAAatactaaaaaatttaattccatGTTTATAGATATTCCCTTTTCACCAATACCAAAGCCCTCGACTTTCAACTTTCTGGTCCTCGAAATTCCAGGAAAAATCCAATCATCGAAAGCCCACTTTCATGAGCAATCCTTAAATAACCCTAATTAAACCCTAAACCTAAGAATcagaaaaatgaagataacCGCGACGCAGCAATTCCAGAAACAGAGAAAGCTTCCGCATTATCGAAAAGTGGGCGAGAAGAAACACTAGAAATCTAATGGCAGGTGAGTAAGCGTAGGTAGGAGAAAACGAGCTGAAATCGATCATCATCATTATCTTCTGAATTGATTCTAAGGAAACGAGGAGAAAGCAAACCTGAGACTTAgatataattggatttcaGCGATCTTGCTAAAACAACTGCTGGAACTGGTGAAGGAAAGCACAAGGCGGAGCTTGGATTTGTTACTGAGCGGAATGAGATTGAAATATTGGATGGATTTAgatgataattgattttatcaaTGAGGGCGTTTCAGGGGTAGGCCttatgagtttatataaacagGCGGCAGCGGGTAAGAGTAACAATAACAAACAGAGTCTGTGTTTAATCGCGGCATTGCCGTGATTAacaattaacaatttttttaaaaaattaaataaataataagtacatcctttactttttatttaatgaaaatattactCATTATTTATCCCTTGTCAAGTTAATATTAAATTCCTAATTAAAGAAGAATCTTAATTAAGGGACtatcctttttttattaaatcaaatagtgataaatatttataaatttgcTTATTTATATCAAATTCCTCATTAAAGTATAGTAATGAATTCATATTCATACTTGAATTCATGTTATATCACTTTACTGGTATAAACTTTACTATGTAAtgtaaacaaaagaaaagcatCAACACTTTTATTCGATGCAATCAAATGTTtaacttaaatatttaatttattaattgatacataattttttcactttcaaAATAAGATTCGAATCTCTTTCttaattcttaaaaaaaatcaaaatacttTTATATGATAATCAGTTTCTATAATTTGTATTTAATTGATAATTCGTTATGAAAGTAGTCaactatttaattattataggTAAAATACCTTACTATCTaaattttaatcgaaattttAAACAGGTATATTAGTTTTCGAAAATGAACATTCTATCTCAAAAGTACAAATAACGTTAACAGAGAttataaattgattaaaatgtcatttctttctttattaatttaaaaagttattattatattttaaaaaaatacaaaaaattactAGCTTCCTAAGAAAGGAGCCACAAATGGTGCTCCCCGAGATAGCATAAGATTTATGCTTCTTAGatggttttttttaattaataaaaaagttaatcaaaaattaataaagttatataataataattttataaattaattaaaagtaaaattatttttttattcttgcaACGTCATTAAACTAACGAAAACACTAACGATTAAAACTATATATCCAGcgaaatatattttttaaaaataaaatatttattttgaaaactaatatacCCCCatataatttcaattaaaacttaaaaataaagatattttactcaattattatttattttttaatagaatCAACATTTCAGTGAGCAAATAAATCATGCCAATTACAGAGGTATTTTCGGTGCTAATGAAACAAACATCCATATAAGATAAGCCTAAAACACTCACGATTGCACAATCTTAGGTGTGTGATTTGGCTGACCTCCCCATTCACATTCACATCCACATAGTTGTCACCCAGTGGCACCACAGAAGCAATCTGCAATCATCCGAAATGGCTGTCTAGCAACTTTTAACCTTAAGAACCAAAAGGACTGACCTATCCATCTAAAACCGCAGCAATGCTTTTGTCATCATCTGCAAGGTGATGCCTAATAACTCTTTTTTGTTCATCCAACTTGTAATAGGCTCTAAATTCAGAGCTAGAAAAGAAGGTCTCCAAGTCTGTGATTTCATATTCTACAGCCTTGGCTTGCAGATCTagttaaaaatcaattatatgtttcttttttaccaaaaaatgCTATGTTTATTGATCTATATTTTGTGAAGTAGtaatttttcacaatttttttaaaggaaaatatgaCTGATATTAAAACTTTTCTAgtgtaaatataaaatagagCATCAATGCTTTGATGTAGTTTGTTTTATGATCAActtctgtttttctttaattcatgatccattattaattattaaattaaaattagagTCATTGGATCATGTTCATGGTCtaatatgtaaattttctCTCCTTTAAGAAAAGAGTTTTAGGTACACATTGCATTAAATCTATCACTAGGATTCCTAATAAGTTGCCGACCAGCTCAAGTTTAAATGATTTCAAAGAGTTGTCTGTCTCAGACGAGTACAAGACCGTTTAGGAAATATTAGTACACACAAAGTGCAAGTGGCATTAGCTGACGTGAATGGATTGCTTCTCAGCTCAGGCAAGTTATTTAACTGATGATAATGCTATCCAATGCATGCTGCAGCAGGGGATTTTGCCTGCGCAATGGACAGTAATTCAAGCACAACAAGTTTACAGAAGCAAAACACAACTGTCTAATAATACAAGCATAACCCGCTAATGCCACAACAATGTTGGCAGTCCTGTTCTTACACTTCCTACATTCTTGTCTGGATTAACATTCAACATCTGGTTTACCTAGGACCTGATAATATTGAGGGTAATGCTATAGACATGGTACCCGCTCTGCTGCATGGAGCTGCAGGTGCTTGCGGATTGAGAAAATCGTAAATTAAATTGGGTTTAACATCCATGAAATCTTCCAAAACACGTAATACATCTGTCATGCAAGGCCTTCTAGTATAATCAACTTGCAAACACCATGCTGCAATCCTCATCATCTTCACAACCTCTGCTTCGTTTGGCTGCATGTCTTCGCTCATCTTATCAACCAGATCCAAAAGCTTCCCCTCCTCCGCCTTTTTCCTAAAAAAGCTTAGTAAGCGCATCTCTTCTTCTGGCTGAGATCTATCCACATTTCTCCAACCACACAAGATCTCCAAGACCACAATGCCAAAGCTGTAAACATCTACTTTCTCCGTGATGACAGCACTTGACCATTCAGGAGCCATGTAACCCGGTGTGCCTCTCATTGTTGTGAAGGCTTTGTCTTGGTCCCTGGCAATTACTTTTGACAATCCAAAATCCGGAAGTTGtgcatcaaaattttcatctaaCAGAATGCTTTGGGGTTTGATGTCTAAGTGTAAAATTTTCTGTGTCCAACCCTCGTGAAGATACGCCAGTCCTCTGGCTATATCAAGGATGATTTTCCGCCTCAAATTCCAACTTAGACGGAGTTCTCTGTCTCTGGGAAAGATCCATTTATCCAGAGAACCATTGTGCATGTACTCATAAACGAGAAGCCAATGGGATTTCTCGGCACAAAACCCAATCAGTGTCACCAAATTAATATGATGAACGCTTCCTAACGTCTCAACTTCAGCTAAAAGTGACTCTCTGAAGTGACCAGGGCCATCAAGACGCTTCACTGCTTTTTTAGCACCGTTTGGCAGAGTTCCATAGAAAACAGAACCAAAACCCCCTTCACCAAGCTTCGCACTGAAATCCTGTGTCATGGCCTTCAAGTCTTCAAAAGAGAATCTAGTGAATCTCTTCCAAACAGCTTTtgagtctttttttttaagttctgCGCAAGGTATTCTTAACAGCTTTTAGATCGATCTTATTTCCACGCAAGAAGAAGATGCCAACTACTAGAAACAGGGTAAAAAGGACTCCAAGGGTTGATCCTAGTACAGCTGCTTTACGTCTTGATCCTTTTTCTTGAGCAGAGGACGTGCTGGGCCCAGGTGCCGCAGACGTGCTTCGTGTATGTTGCActtttatatatgaaaaactgttataatcattaatattCTCCTCATCTCTTTtgaatgaaaagattttagaCAGAAGACAACAATACCCATTTGATGAATTCC
Protein-coding sequences here:
- the LOC18612092 gene encoding zinc finger CCCH domain-containing protein 48, encoding MGIRRAARRYDHDSVERLSVRPQGEAANINDYRRNAKPYHSISEDLLAKSSGHHPKNSYVSTIKAREQENKLCKYWMSGYCARGDKCWYLHSWYCGDGFTMLAKLEGHKKAVHGIALPLESEKLYSGSSDGTVRTWNCHSGKCVRLSNLGDEVGSMITEGPWVFIGMKGVIKLWNIQTVDELSLKGPVGQVYSMVVANNMLFAGAQNGVIFAWKGSSEASPFQLVASMEAHSDAVLCLTVGEKKLYSGSVDHTIRVWDMDTLQCIKTLNGHEDAVMSLLYCNGCLFSCSLDCTIKVWFATEGENWEVIYTHKEENGVLALCGMNDAETKPVLFCSCNDNTVRLYDLPSFTERGRLYSKHEVRVIQRGPFPLFFTGDGNGSLTVWKWLQKPGGGAP
- the LOC18612091 gene encoding uncharacterized protein LOC18612091 encodes the protein MDEGTCSNPDHQEFVVKEKRMAGAVTTLVLSAMRKNVKVLHLDFVGYGPAEPNASYRLPKDVYSRGECLRELKLTACEINSRAQIQLRSLKKLLLDQVLQDDNIMDRILSGCSVLEELSLLDCHGLSRQAFRNPSSKSLAVKIWYERQRLEISCPNIVSLDLSGEIDYVDLVDVSSVACDSLFYDTFSTSSFCDLVYSFPSVCSKAFNTLQPANLSFEWKYLELKLIQMKWHHPVISYLLRSSPLLETLDLYICPKWPDKVKYEAPFGEYLYNMLQEQYHDNGGFWSSQEGTFHCLEHHLKTVRICGDVRELYVIQFIEFLLKNALVLEKLMISTKKTFQPTQLHAFSRAIAHPKDVFSTEKWLEVFQKLCSLPRASRSAVILFY